GGTATAAAACAAAAATTGCAGTTATTGGAGCCGGGCAAGCCGGACTTTCTACAGCATATCACCTCAAAAAAATGGGACTGGAAATCGGTCGGGATTTTATTATTTTAGATGCTGCACCTTCAGCTGGAGGTGCATGGCAATCCCGTTGGGACTCCCTGACCTTGAGTACAGTAAACCGCATTCATGATCTGCCGGGAATGTCATTTGAAGAAACTATTCAGGGAGATGAAAAGGAAGTCCGTGCTAATATTGCCGTTCCGCATTATTATGATTTGTATGAGAAAGAGTTTGGATTACAGGTCTATCGGCCCGTAAAGGTTGAAAAAGTGAGCCTGAACGGAGAACGGTTTTACATTGATACATCGTCTGTTTCCTTTTCTGCATTAGGCATCATTAATGCTACGGGAACCTGGGAAAATCCATACATCCCGGAATATCCGGGTGCTAAGCTTTTTAAGGGCGAACAGCTGCATACTCGGAATTTTAAAAATGCTGAATACTTCAGGGGAAAACACGTGATCATTGTCGGAGGTGGTATTTCTGCAATTCAATTGCTGGATCAGATTTCAAAAGTAACCACCACTACATGGGTTACACGAAGGCCTCCGGAGTTTCGTGAAGGACCGTTTGATGATATGGCCGGGAGTTTAGCCGTTGCGATGGTTGATAAAAGAGTGAGAAGCGGATTATTGCCAACATCTGTTGTTTCGGTAACGGGATTACCAGTTACTGATGAAATTAAAAATATGGAAAAAAGAGGTGTTCTCAAACGGTTTCCTATGTTCAGTGAGATTACGGAAGAAGGTGTTAAATGGGAAGACGGAAGACAGGAAAAAGCTGATGTCATTCTTTGGAATACGGGTTTCCGCTGGTCTCTGTCTCATTTAGATGCTGTTTTGCCTAAGGAAGAAGGTGGAGGTATCATCATGTCCGGCAGACTTGCCACTGAAGTTTCAAAAGAGCCGAGAATTCATTTGGTGGGTTATGGGCCTTCAGCTTCCACTATCGGAGCAAACAGAGCTGGAAGTGCTGCGGCAAGGGAATTGGTTAAGACTCTGGGAATTGAGAAGTAAATTGATGTCTAATTAGAAGCATTTAGTATTCATCAATCCATAACCTGAATGGTGTACAAAATTTAACCTAAAATTTTGTAATTTTTCTAGTGCAGATACAGGTTAGATATTCTTAATAACTTTTGTGTTAAAATCCTTAAACGCAATCTTCTTTTTAAAACTTTTCACGAAATTAGTAGTAAATTTTATGTTATGTCACATTCGCTTATAAGCAGAACGCCAAAACCAAAATATGACGTTGTACTCATTGGGGGTGGTATCATGAGTGCCACTTTAGCCACATTACTCCACGAATTTGATCCCGATCTGGAGATCGCAATTTTTGAAAGGCTTGGCAGGTTTGCCAAAGAAAGTACAGCAGCCTGGAATAATGCCGGAACAGGGCATTCAGCATTTTGCGAATTGAATTATACTCCGGAAAAAGAAGATGGGACCATTGATATTTCAAAGGCAGAAAGTATTGCAGAACAATTTGAAATTTCCAAACAATTTTGGTCCTATTTACTTCAAAAGGGATATATCAAAGATCCAAAAGATTTTATCAATTCATGTCCTCACATGAGTCTGGTATTTGGAGATAAGGACGCAGAATACCTGAGAAAGCGCCATGATAAGATGGTGGAATCCGTTTTATTTAAAGGAATGGAGTATTCTATGGATCATGAAAAACTGCGGGAATGGATTCCATTAGTGATGAGCAAGAGAAATGCTTCTGAAGTAATGGCAGCAACCAAAATGGATCTGGGAACGGATGTTAATTTTGGTTCCCTTACCCGAAAAATGGGAAGGCATTTATTAGAAGATTCCAATGTGGAGGTTTTTTTATATCATGAAGTAAAAGATATTGATCCCAGAGAAAATGGACAATGGGAAATGAAGGTTAAAGACAGGATTCACAATCACAAACAAGAAGTAGTTGCAGATTTTGTATTCATCGGTGCCGGAGGTTATGCGCTTCCGTTACTTGATAGTTCAGATATTAAGGAAAGTGAAGGGTATGGAGGTTTTCCTGTTTCGGGTGAATGGCTGGTAACGCATAATCCTGAGCTGGTAGAAAAACATCAGGCTAAAGTATACACACAGGCTACAGTAGATGCTCCGCCAATGTCTGTTCCTCACCTTGACCTTAGAATTATTGACGGTAAAAAAGCACTCCTGTTTGGACCTTTCGCCGGCTTTTCAACCAAGTTTTTAAAAGAGGGTAGTTATCTTGACCTTCCTGAAAGTGTGAATACAAAAAACATACGATCCCTTTTTGGGGCCTGGTGGCATAATATTCCTTTGACAAAATATCTTATTCAGCAGGTAGCCATGACGAAAGCCCAGAGGATGCAGCATTTAAGAGAGTTTGTTAAAGATGCCAATGAAGCAGATTGGGAATTAAAGGTAGCCGGACAAAGAGTTCAGGTTATTAAAAAAGATGAAAAGGAAGGCGGAAAACTGGAATTCGGAACCGAAGTGGTTGTTAATAAGAGTGGAACCATTGCCTCTTTACTGGGAGCTTCACCGGGTGCTTCTACTGCTGTTTATGCTATGCTTAATGTTCTTGAGAAGTGCTTCGGTGAAAAACTTCACGGGGAGTGGAAAGACAAATTAGTGGAAATGATCCCTTCTTACGGACAAAAACTTGCAGATAATCCTGAACTTACAGATAAAGTGAGAGCTTATACGAAAGAGAAGCTGGAGCTGCATTATTAGTATAGATAAAAGATAAAAGATAAAAGATAAAAGATAAAAGATATTAGAGATAAGCTTCTTGAATTAAAAAATGTCCGTAGTGAAATTGATGGGAAGTGCTGAAATTTTGATGCGATATTTTCTCTGAAGCATTATTTATATCAAAGAATAAATTAATATCAATAATAGTAATAAAGCCGATTCCAATGAATCGGCTTTTATATTGTAAAGTACTTTTCCAATAAAAATTCCTTAACACAATCATAATCCATTCAAAATATACATTTCAATTGAAATTTAAATAAATTTGCAGGATATTATTTGCAATTCATATAAAGCCGTGGAAGAAATTGTTGTAAAGCCTATTATTGCCAGAGAACTTCTTGAATCCCTTAAGACAAAAGTGGAAGAGGAGAAGCAGGTTATTGTGCACTGCTGCTTCCCGGCCTCTCCTTTTTTGGGCAACCTTATCCGGATATGGAATACCACGTATCTTTTTGATAACAGTTCGGAGCATCAAAGTAAGCTGATCCACGCTGAAAATATTACAATATTTCCGGACTGGACTACGGTTCCTTTTATGCGGGATTTTTGGTTTACACTCATATTTTCAGGATTGCCAAAAGATTGTAAAAGTTTTGATCTTAAAGAAGTCATTCCTGAAGAAGGTGGATTTTTTGTACAATCCATTAAGAGAAATGCAATGGATGTATACAGAGTGAAAATATCAGAATCTTATTAAATGAAAACCAGAGAAAAAAAATTACAACAGATCATTGACTGGGCGAAAACGAATCCGGATATTCGTGCTGTTTTGTTAACCAGCTCATTAGTAAATCCTTATGCTCCTGTTGATGATTTTAGTGATCTGGATATTGAACTTGTCTTTGAAAAAATGAAACCATATGAATCTGATAAGTCATGGTTGGAACTTTTTGGGGCGCCCATTTCAATGGTAGAAGAAAATGAAACATTTTTTGACGGAGTCCATGCAATGAAAATGGTTTTGTATGAAGATCTTGTGAAAGTGGACTTCAAACTCTATGAAAAATCTGAATTTATAAAAGAAATAAAAAAAGATGAGCTTCCTGAAGATTGGGACGTAGGCTATAAAGTTCTGATCGATAAAGATGAGTTGACAAAGAATCTCAAGGACCCGACTTATCAGTCTGTGATGATTAAAAAACCCACAACGGAAAGGTTTCAGCAACTGATGAATGATTTCTGGTGGGACACAACTTATGTGGCAAAATGCCTTAAGCGTGAAGATATTTTTTATGCTAAATTTATGAGTGAGGATGTAATCAGAACTGATTATCTTGTTCCTTTGTTGGAATGGTATATTGCCAGTGAAAACGGATGGAACAATATAACGACGAATAAACACGGAAGACTTTTCAAAAAGTATTTGTCTCCAGATCTATGGAAAAGGATTGAAGCTA
The sequence above is drawn from the Chryseobacterium daecheongense genome and encodes:
- a CDS encoding NAD(P)-binding domain-containing protein; this translates as MAGKIWYKTKIAVIGAGQAGLSTAYHLKKMGLEIGRDFIILDAAPSAGGAWQSRWDSLTLSTVNRIHDLPGMSFEETIQGDEKEVRANIAVPHYYDLYEKEFGLQVYRPVKVEKVSLNGERFYIDTSSVSFSALGIINATGTWENPYIPEYPGAKLFKGEQLHTRNFKNAEYFRGKHVIIVGGGISAIQLLDQISKVTTTTWVTRRPPEFREGPFDDMAGSLAVAMVDKRVRSGLLPTSVVSVTGLPVTDEIKNMEKRGVLKRFPMFSEITEEGVKWEDGRQEKADVILWNTGFRWSLSHLDAVLPKEEGGGIIMSGRLATEVSKEPRIHLVGYGPSASTIGANRAGSAAARELVKTLGIEK
- a CDS encoding AadS family aminoglycoside 6-adenylyltransferase, with the protein product MKTREKKLQQIIDWAKTNPDIRAVLLTSSLVNPYAPVDDFSDLDIELVFEKMKPYESDKSWLELFGAPISMVEENETFFDGVHAMKMVLYEDLVKVDFKLYEKSEFIKEIKKDELPEDWDVGYKVLIDKDELTKNLKDPTYQSVMIKKPTTERFQQLMNDFWWDTTYVAKCLKREDIFYAKFMSEDVIRTDYLVPLLEWYIASENGWNNITTNKHGRLFKKYLSPDLWKRIEATFSGSSIEENWNALLAYADLFHEIGTDLARKLETSYPEEHESKIRKYLTMIKTQD
- the mqo gene encoding malate dehydrogenase (quinone), coding for MSHSLISRTPKPKYDVVLIGGGIMSATLATLLHEFDPDLEIAIFERLGRFAKESTAAWNNAGTGHSAFCELNYTPEKEDGTIDISKAESIAEQFEISKQFWSYLLQKGYIKDPKDFINSCPHMSLVFGDKDAEYLRKRHDKMVESVLFKGMEYSMDHEKLREWIPLVMSKRNASEVMAATKMDLGTDVNFGSLTRKMGRHLLEDSNVEVFLYHEVKDIDPRENGQWEMKVKDRIHNHKQEVVADFVFIGAGGYALPLLDSSDIKESEGYGGFPVSGEWLVTHNPELVEKHQAKVYTQATVDAPPMSVPHLDLRIIDGKKALLFGPFAGFSTKFLKEGSYLDLPESVNTKNIRSLFGAWWHNIPLTKYLIQQVAMTKAQRMQHLREFVKDANEADWELKVAGQRVQVIKKDEKEGGKLEFGTEVVVNKSGTIASLLGASPGASTAVYAMLNVLEKCFGEKLHGEWKDKLVEMIPSYGQKLADNPELTDKVRAYTKEKLELHY